In the Motacilla alba alba isolate MOTALB_02 chromosome 6, Motacilla_alba_V1.0_pri, whole genome shotgun sequence genome, ACTTCCTGGTTAACGGCGTTCCTCTCCTGGCCATGGAGTATTGCTCGGGGGGCGACCTGCGCAAGGTAACGCCTGCTTTGCTTTCAGTAACAGCCAAATACCCCAACCAGAGcgtggcagtgctgctcctggcaccggggctgctctgtggagctgctctTTTTGGCTATGACACCTTGAGAAGGCTGACTTggaacagaggccagacagtTAAAGgagggatttattaaaaggattTCCTCAgtggatgcaccttgggcagcacaagagcccagccagggctgcacccaaggtgaaccaaaatggtcacaaaatgcacgaccggtcacagggtctctcactttgatcagttctggagttcattgtccagttccagctccagcccatgcagtcccatcctgcttgtttttctctcttcagcccacattgtttgtgctcttgggctgagatttggatcatttgtccttggtgcccagctggagcaggaattgttttgtctccctgctctgtgcagagagctcaccatcccctaatgtgaagctcagacccacacactaaagcagcacagaatctgaaaaatagaaaagctgaaacctgaggcatcaggtACAGGTGTGAGGAAGTTAATGTAGAGTGGGAAAAAACCACGTGTGGGAAACAAGGCTTGTGTTTGTGAAACCAGAGGACAAGCCAAGGGCAGATACTCTTTTATCCTGGTGTGTCCTTTCGTGGAGCTGCTTTAGCATTAGTGCAGCTGCTGACACCCAGCAGatttggctttgctgctgtgtctCCGTCTGTTGAGAGTCTGACTGGTGTGGATTCACATGTGTCCAGTGTTACCTTActctgagcacagggaatgAGCCTGTTTCTGCTTGGGACCTCCAGGGATTCTGAAGCTTTGCTGTTCCTGCTGAACTGGGAACTGCCAATCTGCGCACTGGCAACACCCAGAAGTAAAAGAGCCTCTCAGTAGTTTCCCAGGCAGCGGCTTGGTGACCTGGTAGAGTTTGTGCTCCCTTTCCATTACAGCTGGATTGAGGAAGCAGCAATTTCCAGAGGAGTGAAGCAGCAAATTCCCTGTCAGGATTTGCTTAGAAATCACCTCATCTTTGTGATCAGGAAACtaatttttctgtagtttttgtTACTGGTGTTAAACAGCCCTGGGGAAGGTGAGCAGCTGGTGAATGCAGTAATCCCATCTCATTATATGGTTTTGAGTTGTTAGAAACAGTCCAAGAGACACTTTTAAGGTTTAAGTCACAGTAAAAGAAGGGGAATATATGAAAAAGCTTTTGGGGGttgcaggcacaggcacctGGCCACGGTCCCAGAGACATCTGGCTGTTGTAGTATTGCAGTAAAAGTTTGGAGACTCCCTGAAGGTAGATCAGAGACCCTGGCTGAGGAGTTAGCTCTACTTGCAATGCAGTGTTTGGTCACTTCATTTCTGATGAATCCTTAGGTGTGGCGTAGATGCTGAAACAATTTAGGAAGTAACATGCTTCATTCCATGTGATGTTCtgtactgctttaaaaaaaaataatattttttatttctgattatgTTCTTTAAATCTTTCTCTTGTTTGGCATcctttgtgtttcattttttatttctgattatgTTCTTTAAATCTTTCTCTTGTTTGGCATcctttgtgtttcctttcaTTATTAATTCCTTGTGAATCCATCATGAGGGCTGAAGCATCTCAGTCATCTCTGAAAGTCTTGAGTGCAGTAAAAGTCAGAAATTGCTGAAGCTGCTTTTATTGACAGCTCATCAAGACAGTGCTGAGGGGGAGCCTTCcttgcctgcagccctgcctttgTCTCCTaccccttttctttctgaattttcattttgttggaGTTGTTTTCTTCTTGGCCATGATTTTGTTGCTCAAAATCAACTGCCCCATGCAGCTGGAgtgtccctgagctgtgctgtttgCTGGGTAGCTTGAAAAGGAGATGGAGAATGTTGGTTTTTGCTGTTAACTGCTGCAAGTGTGGGTCTGAAcatcttttgcttttttgtagCTGCTgaacaaaccagaaaactgcTGTGGGTTGAAGGAAAGTCAAATCCTTTCTCTGCTTAGTGACATTGGTATGTagttaatgttttctttttgtttggttttttttgtttgtttctttttcaagtgtagtggcattttcatttttcagctgacCATGAAAAGGGAACTGAAATGAACAgggtattaaaaaaatcacgCCCTTGGGAAGTACCTGGTTTTTTTGGACACCATGGGAAGGAAGAGCTGTCTGATAAAGGGCAATGCCTGGGTTTCTctaggaaaaagcttttccaggaaAGCTCCTTGTTTTCTTAATTCTCTAACAGATAACCTGTCACTGCTTATAGGAAGAGCTAGTTTTGGCATGAGAAGGTATTTCAGAGTACTGGCCTGGACTTCTGTCCTTTCAGTGCTCAAGAGGGCTTCCAGCTGAATccctgaaataaaaagcaactcTGCTTGCTTTATCCTTGTTCCCCttccaaaatgttttgggttgtttttgttttccttgttccccttccagaatgttttggggttttttttttcatagtaagTTGAGTGTCTTTGGCATGTCTTTGCAAAGATGTGAAAAtgcagaggagaagaaacaCAAGTTTGGAAGCTGTTGAATGTAGAAATGAGCAGTGGTAAATCATGGAAGGCTGGGAATTTGCCCCCCCAATATTAAGTTTTTATCAGATTTACATTTAATCAATgtggattttatttcctgttaaaTCAAACACGTGTCTTCCAGGGTCTGGTATCCAGTATTTGCATGAGAACAGAATTATACACAGAGATTTAAAGCCTGAAAATATTGTTCTTCAGGATGAAGGTGGGAAGGTAAGTCAGGTGGTCAGTGTGTTTCCACTGTCATTTCTGGAAGTTGTCACATTGAACTGGACTGAAAACTGAACTGTGCATTTACTAAAAGCTTTAACACCATTGCTGAAGCTTTGCCATGGACTTTCTCCAGGATTTCCACTCTGGCTTTCCTCTTGAGAGTATTCTGTGGCTGTCGCTGAGCagattttgggttgtttggtggtttttttcccctcagcattTGCTCTTCTGATGAACTGTTTAAACTGTTCGCAGATTGTTCACAAAATAATAGACCTGGGATATGCAAAGGATCTGGATCAAGGGAGTTTGTGCACTTCATTTGTTGGAACATTGCAATATCTGGTAAGACTCTTTTTGGTGTCACCAGCACTgaggcagggcagctgtggcttGGCACTGCCAAGGGCTGAAACCTCCAAAAATGGAGATCCTGGGGACCTGTCCCAAGGGTGTCCCCTCTCAGGGAGCCAAACCTGGATGCAGCTTTGTCTCTGCAGAAATGCAAGGAAACACCACAGTCAAAGTGTCTTTTTATGATCGTTTTTAGGCTCCAGAACTCTTTGAGAACAAATCCTACTCAGTTACTGTTGATTACTGGAGCTTTGGGACAATGGTGTTTGAATGCATTGCAGGATTTAGACCTTTCTTACATAATCTACAGCCATTTGCCTGGTAAGACACGAATTCTGGAAGAGGTTCTTGGAAGTGCTAACGCTTAAACCTGTGCTGAAAGACTTTAACCTGCTGCACATGGAGGTTTCTGCTTGTCTTGCTGTGCCTGGAGTGtgtgtttttcttggttttgaaaAGGGTGGttctgaaacagagaaaaataggaAACTTGGGTTTGTGTTAGAACAAAAGAAGAGGTGAATCTTTCCAGAGGCAGAGTTTATTGGAAGGGCTCCTCTCTTCCACACGGAGATGTTCTGGGTGGATTGAAAACGGCATCTTTGTCCTGAAAGATGAGTTTGTTTTCTAAAGCTGCTGGACGCTGACCCCTTTTTGCTGTCTTCAGTTCCTCCCTTACAAAAGTAACACTCCTCAGCATATACACaaaggattttatttcccaGGCACGAGAAGATCAAGAAGAAGGACCCAAAGCACATCTTTGCCTCTGAGGAGATGGACGGGGAGGTTCACTTCAGCACCCACCTGCCGCAGCCTCATAGCCTCTGCAGGTACGTGTGTCCTCATCCTAGGGTGTTGTCATCTATGCATatatttaacaggaattttatactatcatctctttcttacaaaagtttcatacctattcggtgttttctggtgagcagctcccctgagcacacccttcctctctcaccaggtaaccgactgactccagttcccttcctgcttcaggGCATGCCCTCTTAACACACCAtcccactcttttatagctcctgtggttcttattagttacagctgtggcctgttgaagttaggccttctcctcatttttgattattggcccagctgcagctctttgggGTAGGATTATTTTCTATACCATCtctattctatccccccacacCAGGGGACAGTTCTTGTCTTCTAAACTGAGGGCTCTTCCTCCTTTACCCGAGCTTGAGAgctcctccttctttctccaggGTGTTTCAAGCTCCTGGCAAGCAGCTGTTTGCTCTTAAGGGATAGCCAGTGGCTCTTTTTTTGGTACTTTGGGCTCTCCGGTGCCCGTTGCCCACAAAGATGGTCAGAGCCTATTGAATAGTGCACAAAGGAGAGGCCCAGGAAGCTGGGCTGCTTCACCCTGGTGAAGGCCTCCTGTTTCTTACAGCCCTTCTGCTTTAGTTTGATTGTAGAGCCCATGGAAAGCTGGTTGCAGCTGATGCTGAATTGGGATCCACAGCAGAGGGGTGGAGGTTCAGACCCTGAGAGCGGGCGTCCGAGGTGTTTCCTGATAATGGATCACATACTGAATCTGAAGGTGAGTGGCGGCTGTTACTGGCTGTAAAGGCCTTCTGAAAGCATCCCAGAGGACAGAGAGTGTTCAGTAGCACAGCTGTGATCCTGGCATCATCCAGGCTGAGGAGGAATTGTTCTTCCTGGTGTCAGGAAGTGAGTGCGTGCACAGTGTGTCCAGTACATACCAGAAGACAAAACAACTCCTGTAATATTAATCTCTAGCTTTACATTTGGAGTAGAAGGATGACCCTGTATTACTGTTTGTTATTTTGGAAAGGGCTCACCAGGATCAAATAAGGTTTAATATTTGGTAATAACAGTTTTCCCAGACTTCCCTGTTGATGCTGTGACCTCTGCGTGTATTCATATGCTGTAGTAATGCCTGTAGTAGAACAGAGGTGCAGTGTAGTAGAActgatttttccccttcaaacAGTTACTTGAGCTTTGCTGGAGTCAGACTAGCCAAGGCAAGCCTGTGTAGAAACAGGAGGATAATTTTGTCTCAATTCTTTTGGTGTAATTAAGCTGCAGCAGGGTTTGTAAAAGGTCTTAGTGTGTTGGATTGTTGATTTCTCTGACATTAAAAGTTACAGGCCCAGGCTTTGAGTTTTTTATCTGAGCTTTACTCCTGAACTGATAATTGTGGttattaaaaccaaattatgctctcattctgctctgtgctccatcCCAGGCTTGTGTGCCTTTTTCTTTGATACCCAAGGATTTGTAATCTACTTGTCCTGTTTTTACAGATAGTACACATCCTAAACATGACCTCTGCCAAGATTGTGTCCTTCCTTTTGCATCCTGAGGAAAGCCTTCATTCCCTTCAGAATCGTATTGAGTTTGAGACTGGCATAAGCACAGGAAatcaggagctgctgttggaaacAGGGATTTGCCTGGACCCTCGGAAACCTGCCTCCCAGTGTGTTATTGATGGCGTGGTAAGAAGGAGTCTGTTCGTGTCCTCCACATTCTCAGAGAATTTAAAATCTTAGGGAAGGTAAATGGCCTAAATCTtttcccacaggagacagtttgCTCTGTAAATGTAGTAACTCTAAAGATCTTTTATTGGGTAATGTAAGCATGGTTCTGTCATTGTACTCTGCCTAGATATTTAATTAATTGCTAGCAAAGAGTTCTGTCTTCCTGTGGGATCTatcaaaataagtttttaaagGCACTTGGTAAGAGAGAGTGCCCACAACAATTAGTTCATGATGTACTGGGTTAGTAGAAGCTGCTTGGGGTTTCTCTTGCTGatattctcttctgttttcttcccagaggggctgggacagctaCATGGTCTACTTGTTTGATAAAAGCAAAACTGTCTATGACGGCCCCTTTGCTTCTCGGAGTCTGTCTGACCGTGTCAACTACATTGGTGAGTGTGCTGTTCTcatgcaaaatgaaatgaaatctgCTTTATAAACCCCTGTGTGTTGTCTTGAAGGGCTCTGTCTGATTCAAAGAGAATCATGTAAGAACCTGAAGCAGCTTCACTCGTGTCCTgatggcagagccctggcatCACCAGTTTAGGCTGTGTATGgaagctgcttctctgcttgTCTCCTGAGATGACAGCAGTCACTGCACAACCTAACAGATCTCTCTCTGAAGGTTTATTTATCATAAATCTGCATCTGTATGAATGACCCTGTGTACCTCTATGAAAGAAAAGTAGCGTCAGGGGACAGGAGGTGTCTGCTGGGATACTGCATGTAAAGACAGTGCCTTGTGACACGCAGTTACTGTTCAGtaacttaattttctttggcCTATCTCCACTGGTTTTCCTCATCTTCCAGTGTCACTCaggtttttctgtgttctggGCTGTTTTATTCTGGTGAATCTCACAGCATGACACCATTGTACCGAATCTCTTGGAGCAAAGGCTTTTTACACCATGTTATTGATAATCCAGTGTACTGACAGCTCCCATCTCTGTCAGGAGACCTTTTCCCCTTAAACATCCACATCAGGAAATCTGAGAGGAAACCTACAAAGCGTTTGAAGACATTTTCAGATGAAACAGATCAGGACAGTGACCAGTATCAGTGCTGAATGGAGCAACTAAATTTGCTACCTTGGGCTTTAGAGTTTTTTGGCCAAAACCCCCCACAGGGTTTAACCTGCTCCGTCACAGGTTGTCACATACCTGGGGAGCTGTGACATGAAAAGCTCATACATGCTTCAGCAGCATCACCTAGGAATGGAGCAGAACTTCCCTGGCTGCCTAGGCACCTGAAGCAGGAATCAGGGATGTTGTCACTGCAGTGTGTTTCTCCTGTGTTCAGTGCCGGACAGCAAAATCCAGCTGCCGATCCCGCAGCTGCGCAAGGTGTGGGCAGAAGCGGTTCACTACGTCATTGGGCTGAAGGAGGATTACAGCAGGCTCTTCCAGGGACAGAGAGCTGCCATGTGAGTTGTCACCCACTCAGAGGGAGCAGTGCTATGCCAGCACGAGGTCTGTTTGCCTGGAATCGTGCGTCTCGGGGAGTTTTGTTCCCTGAAGTTTTACAGCCCTCTGCTGTTCTGTGCCTTTACGTTATAAAACATATTTGGGCTGGGAGCTTATTCCACTCCAGGAATTGTGCTGGGCAATGCCTGACATTGATCACAACCAAAATACACTTGAATATACTCAGAGGCTCACAGCGTGGCTGAGGTTAACGggtgtgggaaatggatttgtagagaatTTTCAAAGCTTAACAGAAGGCTCACACAGTGTGTGCATTTGTATGCTAaccttgagataagaaatgctgacttagaagTGTCACAGAACAGGACAGACATCgtggagagagaaatggaaccAGAAACAAGTTTCTAAGTACTGCCTTGTAAAAAAGACtggatactttggagaaatagagctgtgaaagatgcattgtagcGGGACCCAGGAGGGGCAGTTTTAGATAATTGcctttaaggcatttacagcatggtgtggctaaagctgataggccaagaaacacTTGTAATGTAATTAGGAAGTGGTTGGATTCTGATTGTGCtggtgtgaattataacatctgtattgtctcacccttcacatgagactgaaaatggagtAAAAGTTTTTAAGACACCTCTCAGTtgcccatctctgggtcagaaaagggcaTGACCTGACAGATGGGGACCTCTGGAAGTCCTCCAGCCCAATCCATGCTCAAAAAGAACCACATCCAGACAGCTCTCATATATTTCTGAGGGTGGAAACTCCACgacctctctgggcagctggtGCCAATGCTGACTCACCCTGAGAGTAGGAGAATTTCCTCTTTTTGAAGCCCAGGTAGGCTTTCCAGCTCATGTCTGCTGTCCTTGCTCCATCTGTTAGGCTCAGCCTCCTCCGGTACAACGCCAACCTGATCAAAATGAAGAACAACATGGTGtcagcatcccagcagctgaaagcaaagctgGAATTCTTCCACCAGAGCATTCGCCTCGACCTGGAGAGATACAGTGACCAGATGGCTTATGGCATATGTAGGTAGTGGGGAACACTTGTCTGGGTGCCTCCTGTGATCCTGTAAAGGAGCTCAGCATCTTTATGGGTGTATTTTAGCTAGGGGAGGTGCAGGAGAAGAGTTTGGCAGGAGGATAAAACCCAGAATGTTTTTGGAGACCTCCAGTGACAATGAGACAGGTGGTCAGCCGTTCTCCACTGAGAATAGAAAACAGGATCATTAATGGTACTGGTGATGTAAATATTTGCTATTTATTCATTCAGAGTTTGATTCATTTGGAGTTCTgactgggcaggagctgctgcacttgCTGACAGTGCTAATGAGCTGCTGTGCTCGTTATCAGCAGAAACCATTTGTCAGGATGAGAGATGGGTTTAAAGAGCACCAGCTACAGTTTCATGTCCCAAAAGCAAATAGTGTTCAAGAGAGAGCAGCAAGATTTACTTGCAGTTTGAATACATATGGCTAAAAAATGCAACCTGAGTCAAAAATGATGACTGGGCTGAAGGATGATGATGGGAAATGGAAAGACACTGTGAGCTGGGTTTGGACAGTCTGTGTTCAATCAGAAGTGGCAGTTGTTGAGCTTAATGGTGAGTTTGAAGACTCAGAGTTGTTTTAGGCCAGTGATTGCAAGCAGTGAAATCCTGCCTAAGGGTTTGTGTGTAAGTTAAGGCTGAGCACAGAGTTGCAGCTTTGCTGTCTCTGTGATCTCTGTGTCGTGGCTCCTGCTGGGAGATTCAGCATCATGTTCCTTGTGTTCAAATTACACCAATATAGATGAAGTCCAGGTCTTGCTTTATTTTGGTGTCTTAATATCTTTTTATAAGTCAGCACCTCTTTTTTCTTAAGCTTCAGAGAAGATGCTCAAAGCctggaaggaaatggaagagaaagCCTCTCAGTGTGCACAGGTAGGGGATGTTAAAGAAGCTGCATTATCTCTGTGTGAAGAAGACTGTGACAAGAATTTAGTGTGTCATATGTGCCACTGCTGTGTCCCTTCAGTGTTTCATatcctgcctgctgtgggaaggggaaTACCATTGCAGGTGCATTAAAAAAGACACAGAGTCCTGTCACCACGTTGTTTGAATGGatttggagaaaaacaacaaaagtcACCAGATTTTCAGctctctgaaaatgaaagtgGAACGCAGAGAGTTGTTACTTGTTGCCCAAAAGAAATGGTGTTGCTCTGGATCAGGAGTCTTCCTGCTGGATCTGCTGCTCACAGAAATTCCCACTGAAGCTGAAAACCAGTCATGTGCTATGCAGCAATTTCAAAATTGCAGGATTTCACT is a window encoding:
- the CHUK gene encoding inhibitor of nuclear factor kappa-B kinase subunit alpha, producing MERGGPPAPAAGERAPAGAALRGHPAGGCGPWEMRERLGTGGFGNVCLYQHQDSGDRVAIKSCRLELSVKNKDRWCHEIDIMKKLNHPNVVRACEVPEEMNFLVNGVPLLAMEYCSGGDLRKLLNKPENCCGLKESQILSLLSDIGSGIQYLHENRIIHRDLKPENIVLQDEGGKIVHKIIDLGYAKDLDQGSLCTSFVGTLQYLAPELFENKSYSVTVDYWSFGTMVFECIAGFRPFLHNLQPFAWHEKIKKKDPKHIFASEEMDGEVHFSTHLPQPHSLCSLIVEPMESWLQLMLNWDPQQRGGGSDPESGRPRCFLIMDHILNLKIVHILNMTSAKIVSFLLHPEESLHSLQNRIEFETGISTGNQELLLETGICLDPRKPASQCVIDGVRGWDSYMVYLFDKSKTVYDGPFASRSLSDRVNYIVPDSKIQLPIPQLRKVWAEAVHYVIGLKEDYSRLFQGQRAAMLSLLRYNANLIKMKNNMVSASQQLKAKLEFFHQSIRLDLERYSDQMAYGISSEKMLKAWKEMEEKASQCAQAEDIGYLDEQIMALHTEIVELQKSPYARRQGEVMESLEQRAIDLYKQLKARPPDHAYSDSTDMVKIIVQTVQSQDRVLKELFGHLSKLLGCKQKIIDLLPEIEVALNNIKEADNSVMQMQGKRQREIWHLLKIACTQSSSRSLVSSSLEGTASTAAATWLPQSSSGNTAPHPLSSLAAPEDGENFSDMIRENVNYLELFSSILQEVRQEQNSLMSFDWSWLK